A genome region from Bradyrhizobium sp. WSM1417 includes the following:
- a CDS encoding AAA family ATPase: MNCFTCQSGIGPDDSWCSKCGAAVRQRVDPDSERRFVTILRADVVDSTGLVAELEPEAAVSRLEPALAAMRGAVRQFGGIVSKELGDGLAAVFGAPIADDNHAPLACHAAIELVRRVGSLGDPGLQVRVGLHSGHVVAYMVASEFSKVYEIGGAAQHLAARLETAAEANQIYVSEACQKLADGHVRFDFLGRKTLRGFNEALPVYRITGASDLSSWRVRRARSVSRFVDRTTERALLWRAAEKVATSGQTVLLMGDAGIGKSRLAHEFAQGLRADGWRLLDVECSPNLQGAPFSTLKRLVLSLLEAVSKDSDRLADPRKQLSAVHQFAIDAVLDLPISDPRWSELEPYARGRAISEASCAILEGVARHKGTVLLIEDLHWVDRASDTVIAAIASLKVPNLFVFLTSRPNGMPEWIARCHAEVIAMRSLDDESGLAMLADMLGTSVTNAGLKDRIISHTANVPLFIEEVCRGLKDNGTLRGQWGDLALVRPIEELGIPTSIQGVIAARLDRVSRQERLVLQVAAALGPRSSEAVVRRVSELPEDALRDSLAALDRAELLVRIDSDIADSLEFRHEMVRQVTYESMVEKVRESVHARVLATFENDDILRDDPDALCYHAMRANDWPKAFNYGRIAAQKCLLRSAYADAVDYFRTAMSSLDKTPITSSRETNAIDLRMEARMAFIWSGRVAEWVDLGKEADQRASEINDVGRRVAAKTVMAGGQNFYGTPAEAVTLGEEVVGLAEESGNPGWRNLAQYNLGQAYFLAGRYREAEQTIARARAHLMGPDASAPFGTPPKYTLLLCCMMKSFTHTVMGEFDAAEQLQQQAAAIAEETGRPYDRVAAAYSGGWLMLGRGEPAAAAAILEDGFVLAQKHGIRLFVPVLACHLGMAYLEQGLFDRARGMLTEAREEAKAVGYTSAVLRSSIYLALATHRLGDVQAAQNMLREARNTARQQGFSGLEAEALFGEAVVTPPSDAEAKAAILAALRATIAIAAESGALPLRHKAEAMLNEMQATGDELS, from the coding sequence ATGAATTGCTTCACGTGTCAGTCTGGGATCGGTCCGGACGATAGCTGGTGCTCCAAATGCGGGGCGGCGGTCCGCCAGCGCGTTGATCCCGACAGCGAACGAAGGTTTGTGACGATTCTGCGCGCTGACGTCGTCGACTCCACGGGTCTTGTTGCCGAGCTGGAGCCGGAGGCGGCGGTCTCGCGCCTCGAACCGGCACTTGCGGCGATGAGAGGCGCGGTGCGCCAGTTCGGCGGCATCGTCAGCAAGGAGTTGGGTGACGGCTTGGCCGCCGTCTTCGGCGCCCCGATCGCGGACGACAACCACGCCCCCCTGGCCTGCCACGCGGCCATCGAGCTGGTCCGGCGCGTCGGCAGTCTGGGCGATCCAGGACTGCAAGTCCGGGTCGGCCTCCACTCGGGTCATGTGGTGGCCTACATGGTCGCGAGCGAATTTTCCAAGGTCTACGAGATCGGCGGCGCCGCCCAGCATCTGGCCGCGCGGCTGGAGACGGCAGCCGAGGCGAACCAGATCTACGTGTCCGAAGCCTGCCAGAAGCTTGCGGACGGACATGTCCGCTTTGATTTTCTTGGGCGCAAGACTCTGCGCGGTTTCAACGAAGCTCTGCCGGTCTATCGGATCACTGGAGCGAGCGATCTTTCGAGCTGGCGGGTGCGACGCGCTCGTAGCGTCTCCCGGTTTGTCGACCGAACGACGGAGCGGGCGCTGCTATGGCGCGCTGCGGAGAAGGTTGCCACTAGCGGGCAGACTGTTCTGCTGATGGGGGATGCCGGCATTGGAAAGTCGCGGCTTGCGCACGAATTTGCGCAGGGCCTCAGGGCTGACGGCTGGCGGTTGCTCGATGTCGAATGCAGCCCAAATCTTCAGGGCGCGCCATTTAGCACCCTGAAGCGGCTGGTGCTTTCCCTCCTGGAGGCAGTCTCCAAGGACTCAGATCGCCTGGCAGACCCTCGAAAGCAATTGTCGGCCGTCCATCAGTTTGCAATCGACGCGGTGCTGGATTTGCCCATTTCCGATCCGCGTTGGAGCGAATTGGAGCCCTACGCCCGGGGGCGGGCGATTTCTGAGGCAAGCTGCGCAATCCTGGAAGGCGTAGCCCGTCACAAGGGCACCGTTCTTCTCATCGAGGATCTGCACTGGGTTGATCGAGCCAGCGACACAGTCATTGCCGCCATAGCGTCGCTAAAGGTGCCGAATCTGTTCGTTTTTCTCACGAGCAGGCCGAACGGAATGCCGGAATGGATCGCGCGTTGTCATGCAGAAGTGATCGCGATGCGGTCATTGGATGATGAGTCCGGATTGGCCATGTTGGCCGACATGCTCGGCACGTCCGTGACAAATGCAGGCTTGAAGGACCGGATCATCTCTCACACGGCCAACGTTCCGCTGTTCATCGAGGAGGTCTGCCGTGGTCTGAAGGATAACGGCACACTTCGCGGCCAGTGGGGTGATCTGGCCCTGGTGCGTCCCATAGAAGAGCTAGGTATTCCCACAAGTATCCAAGGCGTGATTGCAGCGCGACTCGATCGGGTGTCGAGGCAGGAGCGCCTGGTTTTGCAGGTCGCTGCCGCATTGGGGCCGCGATCGAGCGAAGCCGTGGTGCGGAGAGTCTCGGAATTGCCCGAAGACGCCCTGCGGGACAGCCTTGCAGCGCTCGATCGGGCCGAGCTGCTGGTCAGGATCGATAGCGACATCGCGGACTCGCTTGAGTTTCGACACGAGATGGTTCGCCAGGTGACCTATGAGTCGATGGTCGAAAAGGTCCGCGAGAGCGTACATGCGCGGGTTCTTGCGACATTCGAGAACGACGACATATTGAGAGATGATCCTGACGCCCTCTGTTACCACGCAATGCGTGCCAACGATTGGCCCAAGGCGTTCAACTACGGGAGAATCGCCGCACAGAAGTGTCTTTTGCGCTCGGCATATGCAGACGCGGTCGACTACTTCCGGACAGCGATGAGTTCGCTCGACAAGACGCCAATAACCAGTTCGAGGGAGACGAATGCCATTGATCTCCGGATGGAGGCGCGCATGGCGTTCATCTGGTCCGGTCGGGTTGCCGAGTGGGTCGATCTGGGAAAGGAAGCTGACCAACGGGCCAGCGAGATCAATGATGTCGGCAGAAGGGTTGCCGCCAAGACGGTCATGGCGGGTGGGCAGAACTTCTATGGGACACCTGCGGAGGCCGTTACCCTTGGCGAGGAGGTCGTTGGTCTTGCCGAAGAGTCCGGCAATCCGGGTTGGCGCAACCTTGCGCAATACAATCTCGGGCAGGCCTATTTTCTTGCCGGGCGCTATCGCGAGGCGGAGCAGACTATCGCACGAGCCCGTGCCCATCTGATGGGCCCGGACGCGAGTGCGCCGTTCGGCACGCCCCCGAAATACACCTTGCTCCTCTGCTGTATGATGAAGAGCTTCACACACACCGTGATGGGTGAGTTCGATGCCGCCGAGCAGCTCCAGCAACAGGCTGCCGCGATCGCGGAGGAGACCGGCCGCCCCTACGACCGCGTCGCCGCCGCCTATAGCGGCGGCTGGCTGATGCTCGGCCGCGGCGAGCCGGCGGCGGCCGCGGCCATTCTCGAGGACGGTTTTGTCCTGGCGCAGAAGCACGGCATCCGGCTGTTCGTGCCGGTGCTCGCCTGCCACCTCGGCATGGCCTATCTGGAGCAGGGGCTGTTCGACCGCGCGCGCGGCATGCTGACGGAAGCGCGTGAGGAGGCGAAGGCGGTCGGCTATACCTCGGCCGTGCTGCGCAGCTCGATCTACCTGGCGCTCGCCACCCACCGTCTCGGCGACGTCCAGGCGGCGCAGAACATGCTGCGCGAGGCGCGCAACACCGCGCGACAACAGGGGTTCTCTGGGCTGGAGGCAGAGGCCCTGTTCGGCGAGGCCGTGGTGACGCCGCCGTCGGATGCGGAGGCCAAGGCGGCCATCCTCGCCGCCCTGCGCGCGACCATCGCGATCGCCGCCGAGAGCGGCGCGCTGCCGCTGCGGCACAAAGCCGAAGCGATGCTCAACGAGATGCAGGCGACGGGTGACGAGCTCAGCTGA
- a CDS encoding coniferyl aldehyde dehydrogenase encodes MDHALERPLDGPSDRPPPSAPLRALEDAFHAMIARSRAEPAPGLAERLDRLARLRAVVADNEVRFGQAISADFGHRCAVETNVAETMMVFSEIRHATKHLKSWMAPQRVSTALQFLPARNRLMPQPLGVVGIIAPWNYPLQLTLAPAIGALAAGNRVIIKPSEHVAHFSALLKETVAARFDAAEVLVTGIEDEVAKAFASLPFDHLVFTGSTRVGRLVAEAAGRNLTPVTLELGGKSPVIIDASADLEEAAERIAYGKLLNAGQTCIAPDYVLVPERALQAFAEKVRAQMRRMFGTDPANKDYTSVISDRHYARLENLVADAARHGAKILQPAKADDPNWKAHRKFPPTLIVGATEAMTVMQEEIFGPVLPVLGYREPADAIAFVNARDRPLALYWFGKDRIARDEVLARTISGGVTINDCLFHFAQINQPMGGVGASGTGTYHGEWGFRTFSKLKPVFYRSKFNRLADLYPPYGGKIARLEKMMRFMS; translated from the coding sequence ATGGACCACGCCTTGGAACGTCCCTTGGACGGCCCCTCGGACCGCCCCCCGCCGAGCGCCCCGCTTCGGGCCCTCGAAGACGCCTTCCATGCCATGATCGCGCGGTCGCGGGCCGAGCCGGCGCCTGGCCTTGCCGAGCGGCTCGACCGGCTGGCGCGGCTGCGCGCCGTCGTCGCCGACAACGAGGTGCGCTTCGGGCAGGCGATCTCGGCCGATTTCGGCCACCGCTGCGCGGTCGAGACCAATGTCGCCGAGACCATGATGGTGTTCTCCGAGATCCGTCATGCCACGAAACACCTCAAGAGCTGGATGGCGCCGCAGCGCGTTTCGACGGCGCTGCAATTCCTGCCCGCGCGCAACCGGCTGATGCCTCAGCCGCTCGGCGTCGTCGGCATCATCGCGCCCTGGAATTATCCGCTGCAGCTGACGCTCGCGCCCGCGATCGGTGCGCTCGCGGCCGGCAACCGTGTCATCATCAAGCCGAGCGAACACGTCGCCCATTTCTCAGCGCTGCTGAAGGAGACGGTCGCCGCGCGGTTCGACGCTGCGGAAGTGCTCGTCACCGGCATCGAGGATGAGGTCGCGAAGGCCTTCGCATCGCTGCCGTTCGATCATCTGGTGTTCACCGGCTCGACCCGGGTGGGGCGGCTGGTGGCGGAGGCCGCGGGGCGTAATCTGACGCCGGTCACGCTCGAGCTCGGCGGCAAGTCGCCTGTTATCATCGACGCCTCGGCCGACCTCGAAGAGGCCGCCGAACGCATCGCCTACGGCAAGCTGCTCAATGCCGGGCAGACCTGCATCGCGCCCGATTATGTGCTGGTGCCCGAGCGCGCGTTGCAGGCCTTCGCCGAAAAAGTGCGCGCGCAGATGCGGCGCATGTTCGGCACCGATCCCGCCAACAAGGACTACACCTCCGTGATCTCCGACCGGCATTATGCGCGGCTGGAAAATCTCGTCGCGGATGCGGCACGTCACGGCGCCAAGATCCTGCAGCCGGCGAAGGCGGACGATCCGAACTGGAAGGCGCACCGCAAATTCCCGCCGACGCTGATCGTGGGCGCGACCGAGGCGATGACGGTGATGCAGGAGGAGATTTTCGGACCGGTGCTGCCGGTGCTCGGCTATCGCGAACCGGCCGACGCCATCGCCTTCGTCAACGCCCGCGACCGGCCGCTGGCGCTGTACTGGTTCGGTAAGGACCGCATTGCGCGCGACGAGGTGCTGGCGCGCACAATCTCCGGCGGCGTCACCATCAACGACTGTCTGTTCCACTTCGCGCAAATCAACCAGCCGATGGGCGGCGTCGGCGCATCCGGCACCGGCACCTATCACGGCGAATGGGGCTTTCGCACGTTCAGCAAGCTGAAGCCGGTGTTCTATCGTTCGAAATTCAACCGCCTCGCCGACCTCTATCCGCCCTACGGCGGCAAGATCGCGCGCCTGGAGAAGATGATGCGGTTCATGTCGTAG
- a CDS encoding GMC family oxidoreductase, with protein MTDTFDFVVVGAGSGGCAVAGRLSEDAGTSVALLDAGGRNDNWRITTPFGLALPYKVANWGFDTVPQKGLNGRIGYQPRGKGLGGSSAINAMVYIRGNKWDYDHWASLGNAGWSYADVLPYFKRSENNADFDGAYHGKGGPLHVNRLRADNPIHDVFHQAAREAQFRIREDFNGDDHEGLGSYQVTQHNGERWSAARAYVNPHMGKRANLRVETQAHATRILFEGGRAVGIEYVQGKQTKRLRARREVILAAGAFQSPQLLMLSGIGDGEAIAAHGIGVVRHLPGVGRNLQDHPDFVFVYASDYPHFVHSSLGRLPSLLRAIQRYRRDRRGLMTTNFAECGGFLKTRADLDVPDIQLHFIIAMLDDHGRKKHKEAGFSCHVCLLRPKSRGSVWLKSADPLAAPMIDPNFLGEAEDLETMVAGFKTTRRLMETPAMRALQKKDMFTSDVRTDDDIRAILRARVDTVYHPVGTCKMGTDAMAVVDPALKVHGMEGLRVVDASIMPTLIGGNTNAPTIMIGEKAADMIRGEMR; from the coding sequence GTGACGGACACATTCGATTTCGTCGTCGTGGGCGCGGGCTCCGGCGGCTGCGCGGTGGCGGGGCGGCTGTCGGAGGATGCGGGGACATCCGTGGCGCTGCTCGATGCCGGCGGACGGAACGACAATTGGCGGATCACCACGCCGTTCGGACTCGCTTTGCCATACAAGGTCGCGAACTGGGGCTTCGATACCGTGCCGCAGAAGGGATTGAACGGCCGTATCGGCTATCAACCGCGTGGCAAGGGGCTCGGTGGCTCCTCGGCGATCAATGCCATGGTCTACATTCGCGGCAACAAATGGGACTACGACCACTGGGCCTCGCTCGGCAATGCCGGCTGGTCGTATGCGGACGTGCTGCCCTATTTCAAGCGCTCGGAGAACAACGCCGATTTCGACGGCGCGTATCATGGCAAGGGCGGCCCGCTGCATGTCAACCGGCTGCGCGCGGACAATCCGATCCACGACGTCTTCCATCAGGCCGCCCGCGAGGCGCAGTTCCGCATCCGCGAGGACTTCAATGGAGACGACCACGAAGGGCTCGGCAGCTATCAGGTGACGCAGCACAATGGCGAGCGCTGGAGCGCGGCGCGCGCCTATGTGAATCCGCACATGGGCAAGCGCGCCAATCTGCGTGTCGAGACGCAGGCGCATGCCACGCGCATCCTGTTCGAAGGCGGGCGCGCGGTCGGCATCGAATATGTCCAGGGCAAGCAGACAAAGCGGCTGCGCGCCCGCCGCGAGGTGATCCTCGCCGCCGGCGCCTTCCAGTCACCGCAATTGCTGATGCTGTCGGGCATAGGCGACGGCGAGGCGATTGCCGCGCACGGTATCGGCGTCGTGCGTCATTTGCCGGGCGTCGGACGCAATCTGCAGGATCATCCGGATTTCGTGTTCGTCTACGCCTCCGACTACCCGCACTTCGTCCACTCATCGCTCGGCCGGCTGCCATCCCTGCTCCGCGCCATCCAGCGATATCGCCGGGACCGGCGCGGACTGATGACCACCAATTTCGCCGAGTGTGGCGGCTTCCTGAAGACCCGAGCCGACCTCGATGTGCCCGACATCCAGCTGCACTTCATCATCGCGATGCTCGACGATCACGGCCGCAAGAAGCACAAGGAGGCGGGCTTCTCGTGCCATGTCTGCCTGTTGCGGCCGAAGAGCCGTGGCAGCGTCTGGCTGAAAAGCGCCGATCCGCTGGCAGCGCCGATGATCGATCCGAATTTTCTGGGCGAGGCGGAGGATCTCGAGACGATGGTCGCGGGCTTCAAGACCACGCGACGGCTGATGGAGACGCCCGCGATGCGCGCGTTGCAGAAGAAGGACATGTTCACGTCCGACGTGAGAACGGACGACGACATCCGCGCCATCCTGCGCGCGCGTGTCGACACCGTCTATCACCCCGTCGGCACCTGCAAGATGGGCACGGACGCGATGGCCGTGGTCGATCCGGCGCTGAAGGTGCACGGCATGGAAGGCCTGCGCGTCGTCGACGCCTCGATCATGCCGACGCTGATCGGGGGCAACACCAATGCACCGACCATCATGATCGGGGAGAAGGCAGCGGATATGATCCGGGGCGAGATGCGGTAG
- a CDS encoding DUF2059 domain-containing protein, with protein MSRLVLTIAAALLLLISGASAQAPSPEAMSAARKLVVTLKIADQYRALLPQLLLKLRPVVAQDRPEIERDYDAVTAPGSEIYTPALTSMIDQVAALYAQSFSIDELRQIKAFYVQPAGKKLLEKSDALAQASAQIGQDVSQKTADELKLRLIEALRQKGHKL; from the coding sequence ATGTCCAGACTTGTGTTGACGATCGCCGCCGCCCTCCTGCTCCTGATCTCGGGTGCATCGGCGCAAGCACCCTCGCCGGAGGCGATGAGCGCGGCGCGCAAGCTCGTGGTCACCTTGAAGATCGCGGATCAGTATCGCGCGCTGTTGCCGCAGCTCCTGCTCAAACTGAGGCCCGTGGTCGCGCAGGACAGGCCGGAGATCGAGCGCGACTATGACGCGGTGACGGCACCCGGCTCAGAGATCTACACCCCGGCCCTTACCTCGATGATCGACCAGGTCGCCGCTCTCTATGCCCAGAGCTTCAGCATCGACGAGCTGCGCCAGATCAAGGCCTTCTATGTCCAGCCGGCCGGGAAGAAGCTTCTGGAGAAGTCGGATGCGCTGGCGCAGGCAAGCGCGCAGATCGGCCAGGACGTCAGCCAGAAGACGGCCGACGAGCTGAAGCTGCGCCTCATCGAAGCGTTGCGCCAGAAGGGGCACAAGCTTTGA
- a CDS encoding MATE family efflux transporter: MIGAGPLSPPAQSAANKLLDGPILHTLLSLAWPNAIAFSAGTLVAIAETSYIGQLGVESLAAMALVFPCVMLTMSMSGAAMGSGVSSAIARALGAGDRDRAATLATHALLIAVFFGLVFMLGMLAGGPPLLELLGGRDNVLAQAIAYSQVYFGGAVLIWLVNIMAGILRGTGNMKLPSLMIVNSAVIQIILGRTLGLGFGPVPQFGMRGVATGTLIACSVNIVVMGWYLFSGRDRIVPKVRGLRLQSRMFLDILKVGAVACFSPLQSMLTSLIFTHMLAVFGTAILAASGIGARLEYVLATIAFSVGIGSVPMIGVAIGAGRIARARRISWTAGLVALFVVGALAGAVATFPDPWINLFTEDAGAHAASRQFLRTVAPFYAFVGLASAMYFSSQGAGNVLGPVLAQTARLLFIMLGGWYLISQAATAESFFSLTAASMMLLGVLSCAAVAFTRWGPRKTDVKGQLNLASAADK; the protein is encoded by the coding sequence ATGATAGGAGCCGGTCCGTTGTCGCCGCCCGCTCAATCAGCTGCGAACAAGCTGCTCGACGGACCGATCCTCCATACGTTGCTCTCACTCGCTTGGCCAAATGCAATCGCATTCTCGGCCGGAACGTTAGTTGCCATCGCTGAGACGTCCTACATCGGACAGCTTGGGGTCGAATCGCTGGCAGCTATGGCGCTGGTGTTCCCCTGCGTCATGCTGACCATGAGCATGTCCGGCGCCGCAATGGGGAGCGGCGTTTCGTCAGCGATCGCCCGCGCGCTCGGTGCAGGCGACCGCGACCGCGCTGCAACCCTCGCCACCCACGCACTTCTGATTGCCGTCTTCTTCGGCTTGGTCTTCATGCTAGGCATGTTGGCCGGCGGTCCCCCTCTCCTGGAATTGTTGGGCGGTCGCGACAACGTACTGGCGCAGGCGATTGCCTATAGCCAAGTTTACTTCGGCGGGGCAGTCCTGATCTGGCTCGTAAATATTATGGCCGGCATCCTGCGCGGCACCGGCAACATGAAACTGCCGTCGCTGATGATCGTCAATTCCGCCGTGATCCAAATCATCCTCGGCCGCACCTTGGGCCTGGGTTTTGGACCGGTACCGCAATTCGGGATGCGGGGCGTGGCAACAGGCACATTGATTGCCTGCTCGGTCAATATTGTGGTGATGGGCTGGTACCTTTTTTCCGGCCGCGATCGTATCGTGCCCAAGGTGCGCGGGTTGCGCCTGCAATCGCGGATGTTCCTGGACATCCTCAAGGTGGGCGCGGTCGCCTGCTTCTCCCCGCTGCAGTCGATGCTGACTAGTCTCATCTTCACCCATATGCTGGCAGTCTTCGGCACCGCTATCCTTGCAGCTTCCGGCATTGGCGCGCGGCTCGAATATGTCCTGGCGACGATTGCCTTTTCCGTCGGCATCGGGTCGGTGCCCATGATCGGCGTTGCGATTGGTGCAGGACGCATCGCTCGCGCCCGCCGGATCTCCTGGACGGCCGGCCTCGTCGCGCTCTTCGTGGTTGGAGCGCTCGCGGGCGCGGTCGCGACCTTCCCGGACCCCTGGATCAACCTGTTTACCGAAGACGCTGGAGCCCACGCCGCCAGCCGGCAGTTCCTTCGGACCGTCGCTCCGTTCTACGCCTTCGTCGGGCTTGCCTCGGCGATGTATTTCTCGTCGCAGGGCGCCGGCAACGTGCTCGGCCCAGTGCTGGCGCAGACGGCACGGCTGCTCTTCATCATGCTTGGCGGCTGGTATCTGATCTCGCAGGCGGCAACGGCCGAGAGCTTTTTCTCGCTCACGGCCGCTTCAATGATGTTGCTGGGTGTTCTCTCCTGCGCAGCAGTTGCGTTTACGCGCTGGGGGCCGCGCAAGACCGACGTTAAGGGGCAACTGAATCTTGCGAGCGCTGCCGACAAGTAA
- a CDS encoding OpgC domain-containing protein: MITRDQSALLAPVERDLRLDLFRGIGLWMIFLDHIPHDVVAWLTLRNYGFSDAAEFFVFISGYLVGWIYGPIVAGGWFLAALKRLWRRAVEMYVAHIMLFLLFTAQIARTARRFDNPMYEHEFNVFNFLSHPDELIGQAILLKYKPVNLDVLPLYITLVFASPFIVWCLVRRPNLTLAASAVLYLLARWFDWNVASYPPGTHWYFNPFCWQLMFVFAAWCGIGQIDKIATWVRSKAAMALAAAWLAFALLIVMTWHVPALEAMIPKWMIKAIYPIDKTDLDILRFTHFLALAIWVTHLISRKWRTLHGAWLRPVILCGQHSLPIFCLGVFLSFSAHWILTQYTKGVWEQLAVSVAGIAIMIAAAWLLDRAERVPNLFVKVTEVEEADTVLESAPAGRSAVAPAGH; encoded by the coding sequence ATGATCACACGGGACCAGTCAGCGCTGCTCGCGCCGGTCGAGCGCGACCTGCGGCTCGATCTCTTCCGCGGCATCGGTCTGTGGATGATCTTCCTCGACCACATTCCGCACGACGTCGTGGCCTGGCTGACCTTGCGCAATTACGGCTTCAGCGACGCCGCCGAATTCTTCGTCTTCATCTCCGGTTATCTGGTCGGCTGGATCTACGGGCCGATCGTCGCCGGCGGCTGGTTTCTCGCCGCGCTGAAGCGGCTGTGGCGGCGCGCGGTCGAGATGTATGTCGCCCACATCATGCTGTTCCTGCTGTTCACGGCGCAGATCGCCCGCACCGCGCGCCGCTTCGACAATCCGATGTACGAGCACGAGTTCAACGTGTTCAATTTCCTGTCGCATCCGGACGAGCTGATCGGGCAGGCGATCCTCTTGAAGTACAAACCGGTCAATCTCGACGTGCTGCCGCTCTACATCACGCTGGTGTTCGCATCGCCTTTCATCGTGTGGTGCCTGGTGCGCCGGCCGAACCTGACGCTCGCCGCGTCCGCGGTGCTGTACTTGCTGGCGCGCTGGTTCGACTGGAACGTCGCCTCCTACCCGCCCGGCACGCACTGGTACTTCAACCCGTTCTGCTGGCAGCTGATGTTCGTGTTCGCGGCCTGGTGCGGCATCGGCCAGATCGACAAGATCGCGACATGGGTGCGGTCGAAGGCGGCGATGGCGCTGGCCGCGGCCTGGCTCGCCTTCGCACTGCTGATCGTGATGACCTGGCACGTCCCTGCGCTCGAAGCCATGATCCCGAAATGGATGATCAAGGCGATCTACCCGATCGACAAGACCGACCTCGACATACTGCGCTTCACGCATTTCCTGGCGCTGGCGATCTGGGTGACGCACCTCATCTCGCGCAAATGGCGGACCCTGCACGGGGCCTGGCTGCGCCCTGTGATCCTCTGCGGTCAGCATTCGCTGCCGATCTTCTGCCTCGGCGTCTTCCTGTCGTTCTCGGCGCACTGGATCCTGACGCAATACACCAAGGGCGTCTGGGAGCAGCTCGCGGTCTCCGTCGCCGGCATCGCCATCATGATCGCAGCCGCCTGGCTGCTCGACCGGGCCGAACGGGTGCCGAACCTGTTCGTGAAGGTGACGGAGGTCGAGGAGGCCGACACCGTCCTGGAAAGCGCGCCTGCGGGCAGGTCTGCCGTGGCGCCCGCGGGTCATTGA
- a CDS encoding SDR family oxidoreductase, whose amino-acid sequence MSDLFDVSQETVLVTGASQGLGRQFARVLAAHGAAVGLAARQTDKLKSLEDEIRGKGGRAAAVALDVTDTASIARAIDAAEAALGPVTVLINNAGIAIEKLATEQTEADWDAVIGANLKGAYFLATEIARRMIARKQEGNIVNIASVLGTGVLKALSPYAISKAGIIQATKAMALELAGQNIRVNALAPGYIDTEMNHAFWSTPSGERLTKRIPQRRIGAESDLDGAILLLASKASRYMTGSVVTVDGGFLLN is encoded by the coding sequence ATGTCAGACCTGTTCGACGTCAGTCAGGAAACCGTCCTCGTCACCGGTGCAAGTCAGGGGCTGGGGCGGCAATTTGCCCGGGTGTTGGCGGCGCATGGCGCGGCCGTCGGGCTCGCGGCGCGGCAGACCGACAAGCTGAAGAGCCTGGAAGACGAGATCCGCGGCAAAGGCGGCCGTGCCGCCGCCGTCGCACTCGATGTCACCGACACCGCATCGATCGCCAGGGCGATCGATGCCGCGGAGGCCGCGCTCGGCCCGGTCACGGTGCTGATCAACAATGCCGGCATCGCGATCGAAAAGCTCGCGACCGAGCAGACCGAGGCCGATTGGGACGCGGTGATCGGCGCCAATCTCAAGGGCGCCTATTTCCTCGCGACCGAGATCGCGCGCCGCATGATCGCGCGCAAGCAGGAAGGCAACATCGTCAACATCGCCTCCGTGCTCGGCACCGGCGTGCTGAAGGCGTTGTCGCCCTACGCGATCTCCAAGGCCGGCATCATCCAGGCGACCAAAGCGATGGCGCTGGAGCTTGCGGGGCAGAATATCCGTGTCAACGCGCTGGCGCCCGGCTACATCGACACCGAGATGAACCACGCGTTCTGGTCGACGCCATCAGGCGAGCGCCTGACCAAGCGCATCCCGCAACGCCGCATCGGCGCCGAGTCCGATCTCGACGGCGCGATCCTGCTGCTGGCCTCGAAGGCCTCGCGGTACATGACGGGCAGCGTGGTGACGGTGGACGGCGGGTTCTTGTTGAATTGA